In Gammaproteobacteria bacterium (ex Lamellibrachia satsuma), a single genomic region encodes these proteins:
- the rpmI gene encoding 50S ribosomal protein L35 has product MPKIKTNRGAAKRFKRTSSGSFKRNASHRRHILTKKSTKRKRHLRSPATLAKADVAVARRMMPYA; this is encoded by the coding sequence ATGCCTAAGATAAAGACCAATCGTGGTGCGGCCAAACGGTTCAAACGCACCTCATCCGGTTCGTTCAAACGAAACGCGTCTCATCGCCGTCATATCCTGACGAAGAAGAGCACAAAGCGGAAGCGCCACTTGCGCTCTCCAGCAACCTTGGCCAAGGCTGACGTAGCAGTAGCACGTCGCATGATGCCATACGCCTAA
- the infC gene encoding translation initiation factor IF-3: MAAPKKHRLNDQITGSQVRLVGAEGEQLGIVSLDEAKTVASGASLDLVEIVPNAEPPVCRVMDYGKFIFDAKKQKQAAKKKQKQVQVKEIKFRPGTGIGDYQVKLRNLIRFLKDGDKTKVTMRFRGREHAHRELGLELLERVEADLAEYGQVEQKPAMEGRQMVMVLGPKKK, translated from the coding sequence ATCGCTGCACCTAAAAAGCATCGCCTGAATGACCAGATTACCGGCTCGCAAGTTAGACTTGTGGGCGCTGAAGGCGAACAATTGGGTATCGTTTCGTTGGATGAGGCCAAAACGGTCGCCAGCGGGGCTAGTTTGGATTTGGTGGAAATTGTACCTAACGCGGAGCCGCCGGTTTGCCGCGTTATGGATTACGGTAAGTTTATCTTCGATGCAAAGAAGCAGAAACAAGCCGCCAAGAAGAAGCAGAAACAGGTTCAGGTCAAAGAGATCAAATTTCGGCCAGGGACGGGAATAGGGGATTATCAGGTAAAACTACGCAACCTGATACGTTTCCTGAAAGATGGGGACAAGACCAAGGTGACCATGCGGTTCCGTGGTCGTGAGCACGCGCATCGCGAGCTGGGATTGGAACTCCTGGAACGGGTGGAAGCCGATTTGGCCGAATATGGTCAGGTGGAGCAGAAACCTGCGATGGAAGGCCGCCAGATGGTGATGGTGCTGGGCCCCAAGAAAAAGTAA